ATACGGCTCCTGGCACAGGATGGTTCCTTACGGCTTGAACTGGTCTGTTTATGCGGGGGCCCGTTTCGAGGCGGATTCCGCGGTGGATTTTGTGAGCTATATGGAGTCGTATAAGAACGCTATTGAAGAGTTGGAACAAGAAGATGAATGGGGTACAGAGAATCAGTGGGGAAATTATTCCATGTACGGAAACTGGCAGAACCCGATGCAGGTTTGTCTGGAAACCTATGGACCGGAATGCTATAATTGGAATGTCGGAAAGCTGGATTCCATGTATTGGGCGCAGCAGAATGCGTCTAAGGATACGACGTCTTCCATTAGTGTAGCGATTCCCAAGTATTTTGCCAAATGGTTTGGCCCAACCCTCCGTTCACGGGTGTCCTATAAGTTCAAGCGCAATATAACGCTCGAGGCGAGGCTCAATCTGTTCTACGGTTTTGTCTTGGATGGCCCGGATAGCAATTACGAAAAGATGCGTAAATTCAGTGGCGTCTGGGGAACCATGCTTTATTGGAAACCGAATGCATTGACGCTCTATTTAGGCGTTGAACAATTCTACAAGCATTACAGCTTGCCCCGATATTATAAGGGCGTCTATCCGGAAAACAGTATTCTTTCTGAAATGAAAGTCGGTTTCAAGTGGGAAATTTAAAAACGAAAAAAGCAGGACGACGTCCTGCTTTTTTATGGAGATAGTGGGAGTCGAACCCATGACCTACAGATTGCGAACCTGTCGCTCTACCAACTGAGCTATATCCCCAGGATGTAGGCGCAATATAACTTATTTTGAGACCATTGGCAAGTCATGCGCCTTGATTGGACTAGTTCCCGCGGTTGTCCATCGAAGAGAACATCTGGATGATTTCTTCGGTGAAAAGCGAGTTCGGAAGTCCTTGAGCTATTTCAAGTGCCTTTTCAAGATGATCTTGGGCGTTGGCCTTTGCCTTCTTGAATGCGTCCTTTTCGTTCAATTTCTCGATGATCTTTTCGGGAATGTCGGGCTGGTCCGCCTTTGCGATGAGCGATTCCATGTCGGAGCGTTCCTGTGCGTTGCAGCTTTCGAAATAGTACAGCAGCGGAAGCGTGATCAGTCCATTGCCTAAATCGGTGAACTTGGCCTTGTCCAGATTCTTGCTGCCAAAACCGTAGTCCAAAAGGTCGTCGACAATCTGGAATGCAATTCCGAAATGGCTACCCATTTGGGCGCACTTGTCGGTGTTTTCTTTGTCGAATCCGGCAAGGATTGCTCCGATGCGTGCGGCCGCAGCAATCAGGGAGGCTGTCTTTCCGTCGATGATGCGGTCGTATTCTTCGAACGAGAGACGCATGTTTCCGGACTGGTCCAATTCCAGGATTTCACCGGCGATTAATTTGTCTGCAGCTTTGGAAAGGACGGTCGGAATGTCGTGAGATTCTTCGTCAATCACGCATTGCATGGCCTGCGAAAGAACGTAGTCGCCGATCAACACGGCCACTTGCGTGCCCCATTCGCGGTGTGCGGTCTTTTGTCCGCGACGAATGTCGGTGCCGTCGATAATGTCGTCGTGCACGAGGCTTGCAAGGTGCAAAAGTTCAATGCCTGCGCAAGCGTGAGCCACGCGCAGGGGATCGGGCTTTTGTGCACCGCTTTGCGCAATTAGGCAAAGGAGCGTCGAACGGATGCGTTTTCCTTTGCGCAGAAACAGCGATTCCAGTCGTTCGCAAATTCCTGCGGGAGCATTCTTGGCGACGCCGAGAATGACCTTTTCGGTAAGTTGCAATTGTTCTTGGACAAGTGCGCGTGCCTGAGAAAGCACGGTCTGAAAATCTGCCTTAGTCGGAGCCATTGGAACCTTTAAACATCCAGGTCGTTCAAGACCTTGTAGGCGTTAGATTCAATGAACTTGCGGCGCGGTTCCACGTCTTCGCCCATGAGCATGCTGAAGATCTGGTCGGCGGCGACGGCGTCTTCCACATAGCACTGCTTGAGGAAACGCTTGGACGGATCCATGGTCGTTTCGGAAAGCTGTTCCGGAGACATTTCGCCAAGACCTTTGAATCGGCTCACCGTCACGTTCTTCTTGTCTTCGAGCTTGGCCATGGCCTCGTCCTTGTCGTTTTCGTCAAACAAGTAGGTTTCCTTGGTGCCGACCTTGAGCTTGAACAGAGGCGGCATGGCGAGGAACACGTGACCGTCGTCGATGAGCGGGCGCATGTAGCGGAAGAAGAAGGTGAGTAGCAGAGTCTGAATATGAGAACCGTCCACATCAGCATCGGTCATGATGATGATCTTGTTGTAGCGGAGCTTTTCGAGCTTGCATTCGGTACCGAGACCGCAACCGATGGCGTTCACCAGGTTCTGGATTTCTTCGGTGTCGAGCACGCGGTGGAGGCTTGCCTTTTCCACGTTCAAAATCTTACCACGGAGTGGGAGAATGGCCTGGAACTCGCGGTTACGGCCCATCTTTGCAGAACCACCTGCAGAGTCACCTT
This genomic window from Fibrobacter sp. UWB5 contains:
- a CDS encoding polyprenyl synthetase family protein gives rise to the protein MAPTKADFQTVLSQARALVQEQLQLTEKVILGVAKNAPAGICERLESLFLRKGKRIRSTLLCLIAQSGAQKPDPLRVAHACAGIELLHLASLVHDDIIDGTDIRRGQKTAHREWGTQVAVLIGDYVLSQAMQCVIDEESHDIPTVLSKAADKLIAGEILELDQSGNMRLSFEEYDRIIDGKTASLIAAAARIGAILAGFDKENTDKCAQMGSHFGIAFQIVDDLLDYGFGSKNLDKAKFTDLGNGLITLPLLYYFESCNAQERSDMESLIAKADQPDIPEKIIEKLNEKDAFKKAKANAQDHLEKALEIAQGLPNSLFTEEIIQMFSSMDNRGN